CGGCGGTGTGCACCCGGAGCAGGGAGGCGGGGAAGGTGAAGGACGAGGTGGCCACGCCGAAGGGAGCGTCGGCGGTGACGGAGCCCTCGGCGATGCGCGGCATCTCGGTGATGGCGTCGCCCGCCTCGGAGGTGGAGCCCACGCCGGCCAGCCCGGCGAGCAGCGTGTACACGGAGCGCGGCAGGCGCTCGTCGGAGACCACCGGCGAGCCGCCAGTGGCCACGCCAGAGGGCAGGTCGATGGGGATGGTCACCTCGCGCACGTAGAAGGGGCGCTGGCTCTCCGGCAGGTCGTCCCAGGCGGAGTCGGTGATCACCCGGATGGCCCAGCCGTCATCCTCGCGGACGATCTCGTAGGCCTCGGGCCGCATCGTGTGCGCGGGGTTGTCCATGAGGTGGCCGTGCCAGACCAGCGTCGGCGCGGCGCGCAGGTACTCCTCGACGCTTTCCGCGTCCGCGAGGCGGGAGTAGAGGCCGTGGACGGGGGTGCCGGCGCCCTGAAGCGACTGCGTTGCCGCTCCTTCGAAGCGGGCGAGCAGCTCGGCGACGGGCTCGTTCTTCTTCGTGATACCCGCCACCGCCACGGGGCCGGGGATGATGCGCACCTGGTCGGCGGTGTAGCGCTCGTCCTGGGCCTGCCACAGCGTGTCCTTGCCAAACCACGATTTCAGGTCGCCGTCGATCGCCGGGACCCACGGCATCGGCTTGGGGTAGGCGTAGTGCAGGCCGATCCACCACGCGGCGTCGCGCGGGGAGACGGTCGCCTCCCGCGCCTGCGGGTAGGCCGCGAGCAGCTTCTCGACGGCCCGAGGGGCGTCCACCCCCGCCTCCGGGAAGAGGGTGTCAATCTCGCCGTGGTCGGCCTCGTTCAGGCGCGCCTCGACGCGCTGGAGCAGCGAGTGGAAGCGCGCGTGCCAGGAGGCGTCGACGAACGGGTGGGCCAGCTCCACGAAGCGTTCGACCCACTCGGCGTACGTCATGGTCTCCACGTCGCCGAAGTAGGGCTTGGAGGTCTTTGCCAGCGCGGCGATGATCTCCTCGCGCCGGGGCTCGTAGTCCTCGATGGGCATGTTGGTGATCAGCCGCGACGCCTTGGCAAAGGAGTTGTCCAGGTCGTGGATGTCCGCCAGCAGGTGGCTCTGGGAGGAGGCGACGCCGTTGCGGGCGGTGCCGCGCGAGACCCAGCCGCCGTTGTCCTCCGGTTTGATCCCGGCGGTGTTGACCAGCAGGTCCTTGACGGAGTCGGTCGCCTTGGCCTCCCTGGTGGCCATGGCGACGGTGCCGATGAAGACGGCGTCGACGGGCATGTGCGGCAGCTCCCAGCGGGCGGCCCAGCTGCCGGTGATGAGCTCGGCGGCGCGCTCGGGGGAGAAGATGCCGCCGCCGGCCGCGAGGTAGACGTTGTCGCGGGAGCGGACCTCGGCGTAGGTGTCAATGAGCATGTCGTCCAGGTCCACCCACGAGTGGTGGCCGCCGGCGTGGCCGTCCTCGATCATGAGGATGATGGGCACCTCGGGGTTGGCGTCCGCGATGGCCAGCGCGTCGCGGATCTGCTTGGTGGTGCCGGGCTTGAAGGCAACGTAGGGGAAGCCGTCGGCGTGCAGCTGCGCGAGCAGCTCGGTGGCCTCCTCGACCTCGGGGATGCCGGCCGAGACGCACACGCCGTTGAAGGGGGCCCCGGCGGCGCGGGCCTTGGGCACCATGCGGGTCTGCCCGAAGTGCATGTTCCACAAAAAGCGGTCGAAGAACATGGTGTTGAACTGCGCGGTGCGCCCCGGCTCAAGCCGCTCCACGAGGGTGTTCTTGTGCTCGTTGAATACGTCCTCGGAGTACATGCCGCCGCCGGCGAGTTCCGTCCAGTAGCCGGCGTTGGCAGCCGCGGCGACGATCTCGCCGTCGGCGGAGGTGGGCGTCATGCCGCCGAGGATGACCGGCGATAGACCCGTGAGCGTGGAAAAGCGCGTCTGGGTGTAGGTCTTGCCGTCGGGCAGGCGAACCAGGCGCGGGGCGTAGCGCGAGTAGTCGGCCGCCTGCGGCAGGCTCGCGCCGGGCACGGCCAGGTTGTCGCGCTTGGCGGCGGAATCGACCGTAACCACGGCCACGCCGGTGCCCGCGGTGAGCTTCGCGGTAATGGTGGACACCGCAGAGTCGAGCGAGAGGATGTGGCTCGGAGCGGCGCCGAGGAGCTCGCGCACCTTCGCGGGCCAGTCGTGGGTGTCCACCAGGATCGCCTGGGCCAGCTCGCGCGGGGAGTCCTCGCCGAGGTCAATGCCGCATTTTTCTGCCCACTCGGCGGCCAGCTCGACGGCCGCGGTGTTGGTGGGCGAGTGGAAGGGGTAGGCGACGGGGAGGGCGTCGAAAAGCGGGGCGATTTCGGAACCGCCGAACTCCGCCGCCTCAAGGCGCGCGTTGTACGCCGCGGCGAAGGCCTCGATGCGCCCGCGGGCGGCGTCGAGCTCGCCGGGCTCGCCCGCCAGCACGACGTGGTGCGGCCCGTTGATCACCGAGACGAGCTCGCCCGCATGCTTGTCGACGTCCCCCCGGTGCAACCCCCGCACGCTGAGCATCCGGGGGGCCGTGTCGCCCGCCCCGTGGGTCGCGGAGGCGGCGGCGCCCAGGATGAGCGCGAAGGCGAGCGCGTGTTCGGGGTGGCGCACCGCCGCCACGCCGAGGCTGCCCTGGGAGTGGCCGGCGAGGATCGCGCCGTCGACGTCGAGGCCCAGCGAGCGCAGCTGCTCCACCGCAGCGATCTGGGCGAGGACGATGCCGGGCACGCTGACGGCGGGGAAGGCGTCGATGTCCGCGGTGTCGGCGGGCTGGTCCGGGTCTATGAGCGTGCGCAGGCGCTGGGCGGCCCCCGGTACCGCGGAGGCCAGCGGGCGGGCGACCGGGCCGGTGAGCTCGCGGGCCGCGGCGAGCAGCCCGGTCAGCTGGGAGTGGAGGAGGGGGCTAGTGGTGGCGTCGGAAAGCGCGGCCTGCCAGGCGCTGCCCTGGCCCTGGAAGACGATGGCGGGGGTGGTGATGGAGGAAAGGGGAGTGAGCGACATCGGCGAAAAGTCTTTCGTGAGAAGAGAAAGGGGCGGGGGTTAAAGCGGCATGTTGCCGTGCTTGCGGGCGGGGCGAGAGACGGTCTTGTCCCGGTACAGGCGCAGGTTGGCGGCCACGGCCTGGCGGGTCTCCGAGGGCAGGATGACGGCGTCGATCAGCCCGCGCTCGGCGGCGCGGTAGGGGTTCAAGATGGCGTCTTCGTACTCGCGCTCGTAGCTCTTGATCAGCTCGGCGAGCTCCTCGCCGTCCATCCCGGACTCGCGGGCGGCCTTGATTTCTTTGCGGTTGATGAAGCCGACGGCGCCCGCCGCGCCCATCACCGCGATCTGCGCGGTGGGCCACGCGAGGTTGACGTCGGCGCCTAGGCCCTTCGAGCCCATCACGCAGTAGGCGCCGCCGTAGGACTTGCGCATGGTGACGGTGATCTTGGGCACCGTGGCCTCGGCGTAGGCGTAGAGCAGCTTCGCGCCGCGGCGCAGGATGCCGCCGTGCTCCTGGCTCGCGCCGGGCAGGAAGCCGGGCACGTCGACGAGCAGCACGAGGGGGATGTTGAAGGCGTCGACGGTGCGCACGAAGCGGGCGGCCTTCTCGCTGGAGTCGATGTCGAGGCAGCCGGCGAAGACGCTCGGCTGGTTGGCCAGGAAGGCGACGACTTCGCCGTCGATACGCGCGAGCGCGGTGACGACGTTCTCCGCGCGCTTTTCCATGATTTCGAAGAACTCCCCGTCGTCGGCGAGGCGCGTGATCACCTCGCGCACGTCGTAGGGCTGGTTGGGCGAGTCGGGGATGATCTCGTCGAGCTCGAGGTCGGCGGCTGTGATCTCGGGCTCGGGGTCCGCGGGCTCGGCCGGGGGAGTGTGGCGCGCGCTCGAGGGCAAGTAGCCGACGAGGTCGGTGACCCAATCGAGGGCGTCCTCGTCGGAGGAGGCGACGTAGTGGCAGTTGCCGGCCTGCGTCATGTGCACCCACGCGCCGCCGAGTTCCTCCTGGGTGATCTGCTCGCCGGTGACGGTGGTGATGACGTCGGGGCCGGTGACGAACATGCGCGACTTCTGGTCCACCATGACCACGAAGTCCGTCAGCGCAGGGGAGTAGGCGTTGCCGCCGGCGCAGGCGCCCATGATCACGGAGATCTGCGGAACGACGCCGGAGGCCTCGACGTTCTGGCGGAAGGTTTGGGCGATCCAGTCGAGGGAGACCGCGCCCTCCTGGATGCGGGCCCCGGCGCCCTCGTAGAGGCCGATGAGCGGGCGGCCGGTGGTGACGGCGAGCTGTTGGATTTTCACCATCTTTTCGCCGTAGACCTCGCCGAGCGCCCCGCCGAAGACGGTGCCGTCCTGGGAGAACACGCAGACCTCGCGGCCGTCGATGGTGCCCCAGCCGGTGACGATGCCGTCGGTGAGCGGGCGCCGCGCCTGCATCCCGAACTCGTGGGTGCGGTGGCGCACCAGCTGGTCGGTCTCGACGAAGGAGCCCTCGTCGAGGAGGTAGTCCAGGCGCTCCCGGGCGGTGAGGCGCCCGGATTCACGCACCTTCTCGTGAGCTTTCTCGCCCATCGGGGTCTGTGCTTCGGCGCGGCGCCTCTTCAGGTCCGCGATCTTCTGGGCAGTGGTCTGGGGCCCGTCGAGGGCGTCCAGTTCGCTGAGGTGGGAAGAAACCGTCATGCGGGGGAGTCTAAGGTTTGGCCGCGCTCGTTAGAACCAGCAAACCACCAAAACCTACGAATTGGTAGGTTACTGAAAGGTAAGTTATGGCGTTGCCGTGCTGATATGCTGCCGGTGTGATTTTCGCCACTCTATTGCTGTGAAGGAGTCAGGATGTACGTCGGGACGGACATAGTGCACATCCCGGGGTGCGCGGAGCAGCTCGCCACGCCCGGGTCGCGCTTTAGCGCGGTCTTCAGCGAGCGCGAGCTGCGTGCCTGCGCCGCCAAGCCCAACCGCGCGGCCTCTCTCGCGGCTCGGTGGGCGGCGAAGGAGGCCTATATCAAGGCGTGGTCCCAGTCGCTCTACGGCTCCCCGCCGCCCGTCGCCGCGGACGCCGTGGACTTCGCCGAGATCGAGGTTGTGCCCGACGCCTTCGGGCGCGTCGCCATCGTGCTGCGCGGCGCGCTGGCGCGGGTGGGGCCGCCTGTGGTGTCGCTGTCGCTGTCCCACGACGGGGACTATGCGGTGGCGGTGTGCGTGGTTCTCCCGCGCGAGAATTCAATGTGATGAACATTAAAGTTCACTAGTTGGAAAAAGGGCGCGCGGGGCTGCTACCGTACCCGTATGACCGATAGGACATCCGCCCCCACCGTGCGCGACATTCCGCGCGAACAAGGCTGTGACGTGGTGTATTTCTCTTCGGTGAGCGAAAACACCCACCGGTTCGTCGCCCGGCTCGACCGGCCCGGCAACCGGATCCCCCTGCGCCCCCGGCAAGACGGCATGATCCGGGTGCACCGGCCCTACGTGCTGGTCGTTCCCACCTACGGGGGAGGCCGGCGCGCCCGGGCCGTGCCGCACCAGGTGATCGCCTTTCTCAACGATGCCCACAACCGCGCCCTCCTCCGCGGCGTCATCGTGGGCGGCAACCGCAACTTCGGCGCCGACTACTGCATCGCCGGGCCCATCATCGCGAAAAAGTGCGGTGTCCCCGTGCTGCACCGCTTTGAGCTCCTTGGCACGCCGCGCGACGTCGACACGGCCAACCGCATTCTGTGTTCCCTCTTCGGCCCCGCGGCCGAACCCTCCCCACGAAAGGAAGTTTCCCTGTGAGCGCCATCAAGCACTCGCTTCTCGACGCCTCCCTCACGCCCCCGCAGTTCGCCCGCGATCCCCGCGCTCGCCTGCGCCCGATTAACTGGAACCGCGTCCAGGATGAAAAAGACCTCGAGGTGTGGAACCGCCTCACCGCGAACTTCTGGTTGCCGGAGAAGGTCCCGCTGTCCAACGACCTGCCCGACTGGAAGCAGCTTCCCGAGCTCCAGCGGCGCCAGACCATCCGCGTGTTCACCGGCCTGACCATGCTGGATACCGTGCAGGCCACCGTCGGCGAGATCGTCCAGATCCAGGACGCGAAAACCGAACACGAGCAGGCCGTCTACACCAACATCGCGTTCATGCAGTCGATCCACGCGAAGTCCTACTCCTCGGTGTTTTCCACACTCACCAGTACCCCGGAGATCGACGACGCCTACGCCTGGGCCGTGGGCAACGACGTGCTGCAAGCGCGCGCGAAGAAGGTCCTCGAGCATTATTTCGGCCCGGACCCGCTGAAGCGGAAGGCGGCCTCCACTCTGTGCTCCTCGCTCATGCTCTACGCCGGCTTCTACCTGCCCCTATACCTGGCGGCGCGCTCGCGGCTGATGAACACAGCCGATATGATCCGCCTCATCCTGCGCGACAAGGCGGTGCACGGCTACTACTCCGGGTACAAATACCAGCGCGGCCTGGACGCCGAGCCCGCTGCGCGCCGGAAGGAAATGGGCACCTTCGTCCACGACCTGCTTGACGAGCTCTACGAACTCGAACTCGAATACAGCCGCGAGCTCTACGCTCCGCTGGGCCTAGCAGACGGGGTGGCGGTGTTTATCCGCTACAACGCCAACAAGGCGATGATGAACCTCGGCTACCCCGCCTACTTCGCGCCCGAGGACACCGAGGTCGCGCCCGAGGTCCTCAGCGCCCTATCCCCGGGGGCCGACGAAAACCACGACTTCTTCTCCGGCTCCGGTTCCTCCTACGTGATGGGCACCTCCGAAGACACCGACGACGAGGACTGGGACTTCTAGCGGCGGACCTACTGGAAAGCTAGCTGGCGCGGGCGAGGTGGCGTCGAAAAGCAATATGCTCGAACGCATGACAGTTCGAGACATCTCTTTTATCCAGGACAAGGTCGCCGAGACGTGGCGCGACGTGCGGTGGGTCGAGTCGGTCGGTTCGACGAACGCGGAGCTGCTTGCCAGCGGCGCGCCCGGCGACATCCTTATTGCCGACGAACAAACCGCGGGGCGCGGCCGGAAGGGGCGCAACTGGGTCACTCCGCGCGGCTCGCAGCTGTGCTTCAGTGCGCTGCTCGAGGCCGACCCAGCCGAGCGGCTCGGCCTCCTGCCGCTGGCGACGGGCCTGGCGGTGGCGGACGTCATCCCCGAGGCGCGGCTGAAGTGGCCTAACGACGTGCTGATACATGGCAGGAAGCTGGCCGGCATCCTCTCCGAGGCGGACTTCGACGCCGCGACCCCACGCGTCGTCGTGGGCGTTGGCATCAACGTCGCGTGGCGGCGCGAGGAGCTGCCGGTGGAGACGGCGACCTCCCTTAACCTCGAGGGCATCGACGTGGAGTGGGACCCGTTTGCCGCTGATATCCTGCTGGCCCTCGGCGAGCGCGTGCGCCAGTGGCGCGAGGACGCGGAGCAGCTGCTGCAGGACTACCGCGCAGTCTGCGCGACGATCGGGCAGCGTGTGCGCCTCGAGCGCGTGGGCGGCGACGTCGAGGGCACGGTGGACGGCGTGAGCGAGACCGGCGAAATCCTCATTGACGGCACCGCCTACTCTGCGGGCGACGTGACTCACCTGCGCCCGGCGAACTAACATAACCGCCTGTGACTGGGATGAAGGTGCGGGAAGGCGAGGTCGTCCTTGCCGATACCTGCGAGCCCACCTCCGGCCTGGTCTTCCCGCTGTTGGAAACGATCGTGGTCACCGGAGTGTGCTGGATAGCGATCGGGTGGATGGACGCGAACGGTATAGCGGCGGGCTTTCGAAACCTCGTTGTAGCGCTGTGGGCGGTGCTGGTCGTGCTGCGGTTTGTGCGCCCGGTCGTGGCGTCGCGCAGGCGCCGCTTCATGGTGACCAACCAGCGGGTGCTGGCGCGCAGCGGGTCCGGCGGCGTGGACTCGATCCCTTTGGAGCAGATCCATTCGGTGCGGCGCTCGCGCGCGGGGTTGTCGCTGTGGGTCCACGGCCTTGACCGGCCGCTTTTGTACCCGGCGGTGGGGCGGGCGAAGAAGGTGCAGAAGATTCTCAACGGCCAGGTGCGCTCGCCCCGCTACCGCTAGTGTCGGCCCTGGGCACTAATGTGGGTGGGCGTGATGGATTCAGCAGACATGCCCACTGTCGTCGTTATCGGCGACGGCCAGCTCGCCCGCATGATGCACCCCGCCGCGATCGAGCTCGGTTTGGAGATGCGCGTTCTGGCCGGCGCCGAGGACGCCTCCGCCGCCCAGGTCTTCGGCGAGGTGAGCCTGGGCGATTACACAGACCTTAAAGCGCTGGAGCAGGTGACCGAGGGCGCCGACGCGGTCACCTTCGACCACGAGCACGTGCCCAACGAACACCTGCAGACGCTGATCGGCGAACACGTCACCGTCGAGCCCCGCCCCGAAGCCCTCCTCTACGCCCAGGACAAGCTGGAGCAGCGCACGAAGCTGCGCGCCATCGGTGCCCCGGTGCCTGAGTTCGCCCCGATCACTTCAGCCGCCGAGGCCCGCGACTTCTGGGAGCTCGTCGACGGCGAGGTGTGCCTGAAAGCTACCCGCGGCGGCTACGACGGCCACGGCGTGTGGTTCCCGGCCTCCGCGGAGGAGTTCGAGTCCCTAGCCAAGGAGCTGCTCGGGCACTCCACGCCCCTCTACGCCGAGCGCAAAATCGCCTTCGACCGCGAGCTTTCCGCCATGGTCGCGCGCACCCGCTCCGGCGAGGTCCGCGCCTGGCCTGTCGTCGAGTCGATCCAGGACGGCGGCGTGTGCCGCGTGGCCATTGCGCCCGCGCCCGACCTCGGCGCCGAGCTGGCCGCGCAGTGCCAGGACCTCGCCGTGCGCATCGCCCAAGAGCTGGACGTCACCGGAGTGCTCGCCGTCGAACTATTCGAAGTGGACGGCACCATCGCGGTCAACGAGCTGGCCATGCGCCCGCACAACACCGGCCACTGGACCCAGAACGGCTGTGTTACCAGCCAGTTCGAGCAGCACCTGCGGGCCGTCCTCGACTGGCCGCTCGGAGCGACGGACTCGGTGGCGCCGTACACCGTGATGGTGAACACCCTCGGCGGGGACCACGACCCGGAGATGCCGATGCGCCAGCGTGTCACCGAAGTAATGCGCCGCTACCCCGAGGCCAAGATCCACCTCTACGGCAAGGACTGGCGCCCGGGCCGCAAGATGGGCCACGTCAACGTCACCGGCACCGACTTGGGCGCCGTGCGCGCGGTGGCCGAGGACGCCGCGCACTTCATCGTCAACGCGGAATGGAGGTAAGCATGCAGCCGCTCGTTGGCCTGATCATGGGCTCCGATTCAGACTGGGACACCGTCGCCCCCGCGGCCGAGGTCCTCGCCGAGTTCGGCCTTCCCTTCGAGGTGGGCGTCGTCTCCGCCCACCGCACCCCGGAGAAGATGCTGGCCTACGCCAAAGAGGCGCACACGCGCGGGCTGAAGGTCATCATCGCCTGCGCCGGGGGAGCGGCGCACCTGCCGGGCATGGTCGCCGCGGCCACGCCGCTGCCGGTCATCGGCATCCCCCGCGCGCTGAAGGACCTCGACGGCCTGGATTCGCTGCTGTCCATCGTCCAGATGCCCGGCGGGGTGCCCGTGGCCACGGTCTCCATCGGCGGGGCGAAAAACGCCGGGCTGCTCGCCGCGCGCATCATTGGCGCCTCCGACCCGGCGGTGCTGAAGAAGATGTCCGACTACCAGGCGGACATGGCCGCAGAGGTGGAGCGCAAGGACGAGGCGCTGCGCACCCGCCTGATGGGTGAATAGCCAGCCCATCCTCGTCCTCGGCGCCCGCGTTATCGACGGGCGCCCCTGCCGCATGCTTGAGGCTCGTTTGTCGACGGCTCATGCCCTCTGGCTCCGCAACCCCCAGCGCCCCCTCGTGGTCAGCGGCAGGGGAGAGGCCGAGGCGATGTCCCGCTGGCTCACCGAACGGGGAGTCCCGCGGGAGGCGATCACCCTCGAACCCGACGCCTGCTCCACCAACGAGAACCTGGAGAAGACGCGCGTTCTCTTCCCCGACGCCGACCACCTGGTGGTGGTCACCAACGCCTTCCACGTCGCCCGCACCCGCGTGTGGGCCTGGCACCTGGGCATCCCGGTGCAGGTGGTGGGTGCCCCGACCCCGCGGCGCTCGCGGGCGAAGAACTACGCCCGGGAGGTCGTGGCCCTGCCGCACTCCGCTGCGCGGGTGGTGTGGCGACGCGTGCGCGCAAGTTGTCGAGCCTCGCCCCGCCACCGGCCTGGCCCAGGGCAATAACGCGCAATGGGTCCGCAAACACGAGGCGGCGTATCGGGCGCCGCAGTGACGGTGGGCGTGCCCGGCTGGTTCCGAGAGTCCGCACTGCGGACTCTCCCGGCACACCCGCCCGGGGACGACCCGTGGGCGAAGGCGCCGCCCTGGGAGGAGCCGCGAGCGCGGTGCCCTTTTCCAGCTACATTCCTTAGGCGCGCAGGCGCCGCCACCGCCGCACCATCAGCCATGTGGCCGCGACGAGTGCGCCGGCGAGCAGGCCGGGCCAGATGGCGGGCTCGGGGCGAAACAGGTTGATCACCGCCTGGATGAGCGCGAGGGCGGCGAAGAAGCCGAGGAAGCCGATCGCGCTCTGCCAGAGGAGGTCCGTGCGGGAATTCACGGGTGCTTATCCTAGCTAGCCCTTGACTCCGCCGGCAGTTAGGCCGGAGACGATGCGGCGCTGGAAGACGAGCACCATGATGATCAGCGGCACGGTGACCAGGGAGCCCGCCGCCATGATCGCCGCGTAGGGGTACTCGAAGGCGCTCGGGCCGGAGAAGCGGGCGATGGCCACGGTGACGGGCTCGGTCGCGGTGGTGGACAGCTGGCGCGCGAGCATGAACTCGTTCCAGGTGGTGATGAAGGCGAGGATGGCGGTGGTAAACAGCGCCGGCGCCGCCAGGGGCAGAAGGACGAGCCGGAAGGCTTGGCCGCGGGTGGCTCCGTCGATACGCGCTGCCTCCTCGAGGTCCCAGGGCAACTGCTGGAAGAAGGAGATGAGCGTGTAGATCGTCAGCGGCAGCGCGAACGAGATGTTCGGGATGACCATCGCCCGGTAGGTGCCAATCCAGCCG
This is a stretch of genomic DNA from Corynebacterium auris. It encodes these proteins:
- the acpS gene encoding holo-ACP synthase AcpS, coding for MYVGTDIVHIPGCAEQLATPGSRFSAVFSERELRACAAKPNRAASLAARWAAKEAYIKAWSQSLYGSPPPVAADAVDFAEIEVVPDAFGRVAIVLRGALARVGPPVVSLSLSHDGDYAVAVCVVLPRENSM
- the nrdF gene encoding class 1b ribonucleoside-diphosphate reductase subunit beta translates to MSAIKHSLLDASLTPPQFARDPRARLRPINWNRVQDEKDLEVWNRLTANFWLPEKVPLSNDLPDWKQLPELQRRQTIRVFTGLTMLDTVQATVGEIVQIQDAKTEHEQAVYTNIAFMQSIHAKSYSSVFSTLTSTPEIDDAYAWAVGNDVLQARAKKVLEHYFGPDPLKRKAASTLCSSLMLYAGFYLPLYLAARSRLMNTADMIRLILRDKAVHGYYSGYKYQRGLDAEPAARRKEMGTFVHDLLDELYELELEYSRELYAPLGLADGVAVFIRYNANKAMMNLGYPAYFAPEDTEVAPEVLSALSPGADENHDFFSGSGSSYVMGTSEDTDDEDWDF
- the nrdI gene encoding class Ib ribonucleoside-diphosphate reductase assembly flavoprotein NrdI, encoding MTDRTSAPTVRDIPREQGCDVVYFSSVSENTHRFVARLDRPGNRIPLRPRQDGMIRVHRPYVLVVPTYGGGRRARAVPHQVIAFLNDAHNRALLRGVIVGGNRNFGADYCIAGPIIAKKCGVPVLHRFELLGTPRDVDTANRILCSLFGPAAEPSPRKEVSL
- a CDS encoding YdcF family protein; its protein translation is MNSQPILVLGARVIDGRPCRMLEARLSTAHALWLRNPQRPLVVSGRGEAEAMSRWLTERGVPREAITLEPDACSTNENLEKTRVLFPDADHLVVVTNAFHVARTRVWAWHLGIPVQVVGAPTPRRSRAKNYAREVVALPHSAARVVWRRVRASCRASPRHRPGPGQ
- a CDS encoding 5-(carboxyamino)imidazole ribonucleotide synthase codes for the protein MPTVVVIGDGQLARMMHPAAIELGLEMRVLAGAEDASAAQVFGEVSLGDYTDLKALEQVTEGADAVTFDHEHVPNEHLQTLIGEHVTVEPRPEALLYAQDKLEQRTKLRAIGAPVPEFAPITSAAEARDFWELVDGEVCLKATRGGYDGHGVWFPASAEEFESLAKELLGHSTPLYAERKIAFDRELSAMVARTRSGEVRAWPVVESIQDGGVCRVAIAPAPDLGAELAAQCQDLAVRIAQELDVTGVLAVELFEVDGTIAVNELAMRPHNTGHWTQNGCVTSQFEQHLRAVLDWPLGATDSVAPYTVMVNTLGGDHDPEMPMRQRVTEVMRRYPEAKIHLYGKDWRPGRKMGHVNVTGTDLGAVRAVAEDAAHFIVNAEWR
- the purE gene encoding 5-(carboxyamino)imidazole ribonucleotide mutase, with product MQPLVGLIMGSDSDWDTVAPAAEVLAEFGLPFEVGVVSAHRTPEKMLAYAKEAHTRGLKVIIACAGGAAHLPGMVAAATPLPVIGIPRALKDLDGLDSLLSIVQMPGGVPVATVSIGGAKNAGLLAARIIGASDPAVLKKMSDYQADMAAEVERKDEALRTRLMGE
- a CDS encoding acyl-CoA carboxylase subunit beta, which gives rise to MTVSSHLSELDALDGPQTTAQKIADLKRRRAEAQTPMGEKAHEKVRESGRLTARERLDYLLDEGSFVETDQLVRHRTHEFGMQARRPLTDGIVTGWGTIDGREVCVFSQDGTVFGGALGEVYGEKMVKIQQLAVTTGRPLIGLYEGAGARIQEGAVSLDWIAQTFRQNVEASGVVPQISVIMGACAGGNAYSPALTDFVVMVDQKSRMFVTGPDVITTVTGEQITQEELGGAWVHMTQAGNCHYVASSDEDALDWVTDLVGYLPSSARHTPPAEPADPEPEITAADLELDEIIPDSPNQPYDVREVITRLADDGEFFEIMEKRAENVVTALARIDGEVVAFLANQPSVFAGCLDIDSSEKAARFVRTVDAFNIPLVLLVDVPGFLPGASQEHGGILRRGAKLLYAYAEATVPKITVTMRKSYGGAYCVMGSKGLGADVNLAWPTAQIAVMGAAGAVGFINRKEIKAARESGMDGEELAELIKSYEREYEDAILNPYRAAERGLIDAVILPSETRQAVAANLRLYRDKTVSRPARKHGNMPL
- a CDS encoding PEP-CTERM sorting domain-containing protein (PEP-CTERM proteins occur, often in large numbers, in the proteomes of bacteria that also encode an exosortase, a predicted intramembrane cysteine proteinase. The presence of a PEP-CTERM domain at a protein's C-terminus predicts cleavage within the sorting domain, followed by covalent anchoring to some some component of the (usually Gram-negative) cell surface. Many PEP-CTERM proteins exhibit an unusual sequence composition that includes large numbers of potential glycosylation sites. Expression of one such protein has been shown restore the ability of a bacterium to form floc, a type of biofilm.), with the translated sequence MNSRTDLLWQSAIGFLGFFAALALIQAVINLFRPEPAIWPGLLAGALVAATWLMVRRWRRLRA
- a CDS encoding biotin--[acetyl-CoA-carboxylase] ligase encodes the protein MTVRDISFIQDKVAETWRDVRWVESVGSTNAELLASGAPGDILIADEQTAGRGRKGRNWVTPRGSQLCFSALLEADPAERLGLLPLATGLAVADVIPEARLKWPNDVLIHGRKLAGILSEADFDAATPRVVVGVGINVAWRREELPVETATSLNLEGIDVEWDPFAADILLALGERVRQWREDAEQLLQDYRAVCATIGQRVRLERVGGDVEGTVDGVSETGEILIDGTAYSAGDVTHLRPAN
- a CDS encoding carbohydrate ABC transporter permease; the encoded protein is MRKLGHYVGVLFIMFWGLAPFYWMLVTALRDKAHTFDTTPWPTHVTLENFRDALATDKGNDFLGAIGNSLIISLSTTALAVLVGVFTAYAIARLDFPGKGIITGIILAASMFPGIALVTPLFQLFGDLGWIGTYRAMVIPNISFALPLTIYTLISFFQQLPWDLEEAARIDGATRGQAFRLVLLPLAAPALFTTAILAFITTWNEFMLARQLSTTATEPVTVAIARFSGPSAFEYPYAAIMAAGSLVTVPLIIMVLVFQRRIVSGLTAGGVKG